The following proteins are encoded in a genomic region of Bernardetia sp. MNP-M8:
- a CDS encoding two-component regulator propeller domain-containing protein codes for MHFFSLQKKNSRLFYFNNLFGYSSAFLLQLLLVVYFSTFYFSFSHAQGVRFSAITTAEGLSQNTITAVIQDKQGFLWIGTPDGLHRYDGYSLIDYKHLPNDSTSLVDNSITALCEDKNGDIWIGTEKGISKWIRNKNAFIQVQFGETGAIPHTQINSLFKDNKDNIWVGSQEGLSFYQDKKNEWVHFASNNQKLSILKDLPISAIAQDTKGTMWVGSDSLGLYRVALAQTNEQVKHFELKDGLLDNHITSLAIDATANVIWIGTKKGLQALHLDNLTNQQATQEQKNDKSFTSFVHKSNDENSISDNHITGLLIDKSGNLWVGTASQGLNKYLNEKSGFLRFQKDVYNPFSLSDNTGIKVLFQDRTGVFWFGTSQGGLNKYDPEKIKFRLYRSVNDLRKNGIQDNNITCFYKDDEGKTWIGTKKAGIFRYNPNIANGWFTQYSRYSHGMPSDDVTGITQDLYGTTWCSTRDRGVGRFSYKNGNLTIVQYKKHWEGLPSSRISKLFTDKKGEIWVLTFEGDLCKYNRSLNDFEVKIEGEPNLTDNEIMLSVKSTDKNTIWVGTPTGAYLYDIATEKIILDKRKDLKVWVSAIEEVGENSVWFSSSKGLIRYYPKQDSLSYFSRKDGLPTDMIYSVILGEDKNLWLSTNKGISRFSLKTLTAKSYDETNGLQGQDFLAGSYYESEKGELFFGGKDGYNAFFPTEIKDDPLPPQLVFTEIEIFSKSLPFIDFITRVENPLDSYILTADSLTLDYEKTGFSLEFAALHFSDPKKNMYAYKMEGLDEEWTYVNSGRRFVNYPTLPYGNYVFRVKASNSDEVWSEEGIALYINVSTPVWERLWFRILGVFMIVGIISTFYIAKIRRSKNQQLYLETQVAERTKELQEKNKNMTDSLRYAETIQKAILPTETDLKEHLPEVFTVYEPLDIVSGDFYWFKNLGDIVYVAVADCTGHGVPGAFMSMIGSSLLSDMVQQNRTLKPCETLELLNTKIRTSLSQQDNRNTDGMDICFCKINLKTHQVWFSGAKRPLYITKKDGVFKEIKGDRKSIGGRKRDKDEKVFTTTEIQLESGDMIYLTSDGYADQPNSKGKKIGSLQLQEVLKNIASLPAQKQKQELTDMLLVHQGDTKQRDDIAIMGIRV; via the coding sequence ATGCACTTTTTTTCCCTTCAAAAAAAGAACAGCAGATTATTTTATTTTAATAATTTATTTGGTTACTCGTCTGCCTTTTTACTTCAACTACTTTTAGTAGTTTATTTCTCTACATTTTATTTTTCTTTTTCTCATGCTCAAGGCGTTCGTTTTTCAGCGATTACGACGGCAGAAGGGCTTTCTCAGAATACCATAACAGCAGTTATCCAAGATAAGCAAGGGTTTTTGTGGATAGGAACTCCTGATGGTTTGCATAGGTATGATGGTTATTCATTGATAGACTACAAACACCTTCCTAATGATTCAACTTCTTTAGTAGATAATTCTATCACGGCACTTTGTGAAGATAAAAATGGGGATATTTGGATAGGAACAGAAAAAGGAATTAGTAAATGGATTCGAAATAAAAATGCCTTCATACAAGTTCAGTTTGGCGAAACTGGAGCTATTCCACATACACAAATTAATAGTTTATTTAAGGATAATAAAGACAATATTTGGGTAGGAAGTCAAGAAGGACTCAGTTTTTATCAAGATAAGAAAAATGAATGGGTGCATTTTGCTTCCAACAATCAGAAATTATCTATTTTGAAAGATTTACCTATTTCAGCTATTGCTCAAGATACAAAAGGAACAATGTGGGTAGGTTCAGATTCATTAGGTCTATATAGAGTTGCATTAGCCCAGACCAATGAACAAGTAAAACATTTTGAATTAAAGGATGGTCTTTTAGACAACCATATTACTTCATTAGCAATAGATGCAACAGCAAATGTCATTTGGATAGGTACAAAAAAAGGATTACAAGCTCTTCATTTAGATAATTTGACTAATCAGCAAGCAACTCAAGAGCAAAAAAATGATAAATCATTTACATCTTTTGTTCATAAATCTAATGATGAAAATTCTATAAGTGATAATCATATTACAGGTCTTTTGATAGACAAAAGTGGAAATCTTTGGGTAGGAACTGCTTCACAAGGTTTGAATAAATATTTGAATGAGAAGTCAGGTTTTCTTCGTTTTCAAAAAGATGTTTATAATCCGTTTAGTTTGAGTGATAATACAGGAATAAAAGTTTTGTTTCAAGACCGTACAGGTGTTTTTTGGTTTGGAACGTCACAAGGAGGATTAAATAAATATGACCCTGAAAAAATTAAATTTAGATTATATCGCTCAGTAAATGACCTTCGTAAAAATGGAATTCAGGATAATAATATAACTTGTTTTTATAAAGATGATGAAGGAAAAACGTGGATAGGAACAAAAAAAGCAGGTATTTTTAGATATAATCCCAATATTGCAAATGGTTGGTTTACGCAATATTCTCGTTATTCTCATGGAATGCCAAGCGATGATGTAACAGGGATTACACAGGATTTGTATGGAACAACTTGGTGTAGCACAAGAGATAGAGGAGTAGGTCGTTTTTCATATAAAAATGGAAATCTGACAATTGTTCAATACAAAAAACATTGGGAAGGGTTACCTTCAAGCAGAATTTCAAAATTATTTACAGACAAAAAAGGTGAAATTTGGGTACTTACTTTTGAAGGCGATTTGTGTAAATATAATCGTTCTCTTAATGATTTTGAAGTGAAAATAGAAGGAGAGCCTAATCTGACAGATAATGAAATTATGCTTTCAGTAAAATCAACAGATAAAAACACCATTTGGGTAGGAACGCCTACAGGAGCGTATTTATATGATATTGCAACAGAAAAAATTATTTTAGACAAACGAAAGGATCTTAAAGTTTGGGTGAGTGCTATCGAAGAAGTAGGTGAAAATAGTGTCTGGTTTAGCTCTAGTAAAGGTTTGATTCGTTATTATCCAAAACAAGATTCTTTGAGCTATTTTTCAAGAAAAGATGGTTTGCCTACTGATATGATTTATTCGGTTATTTTAGGAGAAGATAAAAATCTTTGGCTTTCTACAAATAAAGGAATTTCTCGTTTTTCTTTAAAAACACTAACAGCAAAATCGTATGATGAAACAAATGGTTTACAAGGGCAAGATTTTTTAGCAGGTTCATATTATGAAAGCGAAAAAGGAGAGTTGTTTTTTGGAGGAAAAGATGGATACAATGCTTTCTTTCCAACAGAAATAAAAGATGATCCATTACCTCCACAACTTGTTTTTACGGAAATAGAAATTTTTTCTAAATCACTTCCTTTTATAGACTTTATCACTAGAGTAGAAAACCCATTAGATAGTTATATCTTGACAGCCGATAGCCTTACTTTAGATTATGAAAAAACAGGTTTTTCTTTAGAGTTTGCAGCTCTTCATTTTTCTGACCCAAAAAAGAATATGTATGCTTACAAAATGGAAGGACTTGATGAAGAATGGACGTATGTAAATTCAGGACGTAGATTTGTAAATTATCCAACTCTACCTTATGGTAATTATGTTTTTAGAGTAAAGGCTTCTAATTCGGATGAAGTATGGAGTGAAGAAGGAATTGCGCTTTATATCAATGTTTCTACGCCTGTTTGGGAGCGTCTTTGGTTTAGAATATTGGGTGTTTTTATGATTGTGGGTATTATTTCTACTTTTTATATTGCCAAAATTAGAAGAAGTAAAAATCAACAGCTTTACTTAGAAACACAAGTAGCAGAACGTACAAAAGAACTTCAAGAAAAGAACAAGAATATGACAGATAGTTTGCGCTATGCTGAAACCATTCAAAAAGCTATTTTACCTACTGAAACTGATTTAAAAGAACATTTGCCTGAAGTATTTACAGTTTATGAACCTTTAGATATTGTTTCTGGAGATTTTTATTGGTTCAAAAATTTGGGTGATATTGTCTATGTTGCTGTGGCAGATTGTACAGGACATGGAGTTCCAGGAGCATTCATGTCTATGATTGGTAGTTCACTTTTGAGTGATATGGTACAGCAAAACAGAACTTTAAAACCTTGCGAAACTCTTGAGTTATTAAATACGAAAATAAGAACATCACTTTCCCAACAAGACAACAGAAATACAGATGGAATGGATATTTGTTTCTGTAAAATTAATTTAAAGACTCATCAAGTATGGTTTTCAGGTGCAAAACGACCTCTTTATATTACCAAAAAAGATGGCGTTTTTAAAGAGATAAAAGGAGATAGAAAATCTATTGGAGGAAGAAAAAGAGACAAAGATGAAAAAGTATTTACCACAACAGAAATTCAGCTTGAAAGTGGAGATATGATTTATCTAACTTCGGATGGATATGCTGATCAGCCTAACAGTAAAGGTAAAAAAATTGGTAGTTTGCAACTACAAGAAGTATTAAAAAATATTGCTTCTCTACCAGCTCAAAAACAAAAACAAGAACTTACAGATATGTTACTTGTACACCAAGGAGATACCAAGCAACGTGATGATATTGCAATTATGGGTATTCGGGTATAA
- a CDS encoding tail fiber domain-containing protein: MKTIYLPSLSINFYKRIYFILLVGLVSLFSFTTSLQAQTSTQQITYQGKLVQDGIPFSGSVSMVFELVNPTTNTVDWTETQTINVQDGLYSVVLGSQTPFTNNFFSQHPSLGLRVSVNGNALTPVTVLHAVPYAHTANSVSDNSITSLKIVNGTIQTIDIASGGANKVLATDATGQVVWIDRTAITTESDPKVGSLTNETVPFWNGTTLVDGSITDDGSNVNISNSTSINELLVNDLYLGGFNANSLTTNSGGGVTSPFSDNALVSELAMTDYIASQLSGIPTYTAGDGIDIIGNQISAKSTNGLTTTALGISLGGTLSNATTIDANSNNVSLTNINTLSLSGTTGSNVAIIDAAFSITDGTNSSFFSSAAPSNLYTTNVYLNDIGSKFDIRDQVLGTSLFSIEKLSTETNLTVDNINAFDINADGDIELDADGNVEIDADGDIQMQSAGGNIEIGDNTSFDSELLLNGWLNLPNSAPSFPLANKLYSDGSGNLRWGLSFINTSSSPLIFESGITNALNTVRLGGALTQNTQITTAPTFNLEVNGTGRFVANVGGDVSVGTDRDETSVVSNYLYATNQNTTNDAEVNVVANTQGTGTSIVTLSTVTQGGSEEGYLRLETNGSGASKAEFYDVDDITQVNDGRTNITINSRSNTETSSITLQRSRGDLTNPTTIAAGDILGNINFDGFEGSGFSNAGGISMTATSAPLGSGIPSTLSFHTGNPTNGSVEEKMTINSRGIIGIKKDIIVSAFASNNDFGRLYVKESDGDLYYIPPSIGTPSPINLSSAVNVNYIDGVEINGSNEVRLGGRLSNNVVIDGATSISGTGGAFNYNNFDFNINQIKNLNLGSTDKTILESRIAYFSPSTFRLANLELTALDQTFKFNTQIQTEPAPTTRFSINPDNVIISDANLKVTDSGFPFDILSLDKNLGGIFNFTLNLASTPNPSGGEISMTAGESTDPSGQGGNMNLSGGNGTTKGNVNIQLSGGNTSIGGNNSNTTINGNMFVGNPTGASAKLHVRPISSDGLLGAISAISNNTNSTPVVKTISSGGHIGSAIEAIGTQGKVANFYRQDGGPSNPNLPVFTVEEKDLTATGTVLQVIGKNETDTLLSLHNRNSNTDALVILAKNSGNTNIFELRDNGTAFLSGGTLITSDRRYKKQINTLDNSLSNILSLRGTNYYWKDKSKDDQLQFGVIAQEIEDVFPNLVHTNNEGYKSVNYIGLVPVLIEATKEQQTIIDKQKEEIETQKIELENLKKQITELKTIVASLQENQNAQENTDSVLTKKVEALEKQLTSLVESLGIKEDNTTLNTTSIASLEEE, translated from the coding sequence ATGAAAACAATTTATTTACCTTCTCTATCTATTAATTTTTATAAAAGAATATATTTTATTTTATTAGTAGGTTTAGTAAGCCTTTTTAGTTTTACTACTTCACTTCAAGCTCAAACATCTACTCAACAGATTACTTATCAAGGGAAATTAGTTCAGGATGGAATTCCTTTTTCAGGTTCGGTTAGTATGGTTTTCGAATTAGTTAATCCTACAACAAATACAGTTGATTGGACAGAAACACAAACTATAAATGTACAAGACGGACTTTATTCTGTTGTTTTGGGTTCTCAGACTCCATTTACTAACAATTTTTTCTCACAACATCCTTCTTTGGGTTTGCGTGTTAGTGTCAATGGAAATGCACTTACTCCAGTTACTGTTTTGCATGCTGTTCCTTATGCTCATACTGCTAATTCAGTTTCTGATAATTCTATTACATCCCTCAAAATTGTCAATGGAACTATCCAAACAATTGATATAGCAAGTGGAGGAGCAAACAAAGTACTTGCAACTGATGCAACGGGTCAGGTAGTTTGGATTGATAGAACAGCTATCACTACAGAATCAGATCCAAAAGTAGGTTCACTTACTAATGAAACTGTTCCATTTTGGAATGGAACAACTTTAGTAGATGGTTCAATTACAGATGATGGCTCAAATGTAAATATATCTAATTCTACAAGTATAAACGAGTTACTTGTAAATGATTTATATTTAGGTGGTTTTAATGCAAACTCTCTCACTACAAATAGTGGTGGAGGTGTCACAAGTCCTTTTTCTGATAATGCTTTGGTAAGTGAACTAGCAATGACAGATTATATCGCATCACAACTTAGTGGTATTCCCACTTACACAGCTGGTGATGGTATTGATATTATAGGCAATCAAATATCAGCTAAATCTACAAATGGATTAACAACAACAGCACTTGGAATTTCTTTAGGAGGTACTTTATCAAATGCCACAACAATAGATGCTAATAGTAATAATGTCTCTTTAACAAATATCAACACATTATCGCTTTCGGGAACAACTGGTTCTAATGTAGCTATTATAGATGCAGCCTTTAGTATTACTGATGGAACAAACTCCTCTTTTTTTTCATCAGCAGCTCCTTCAAATCTATATACGACAAATGTGTATCTAAATGACATTGGGAGTAAATTTGATATTAGAGATCAAGTCTTGGGAACAAGTTTGTTTTCTATTGAAAAACTAAGCACTGAAACAAATCTTACAGTAGATAATATAAATGCCTTTGATATAAATGCAGATGGAGATATAGAACTTGATGCCGATGGAAACGTAGAAATCGATGCAGATGGAGATATACAAATGCAGTCAGCAGGTGGAAATATAGAAATAGGAGATAATACCTCTTTTGATTCTGAATTATTATTAAATGGGTGGCTCAATTTACCTAATTCTGCTCCTTCTTTTCCACTAGCAAACAAATTATATTCTGATGGCTCAGGAAACTTACGTTGGGGTCTTTCTTTTATCAATACAAGTTCTAGTCCATTGATTTTTGAAAGTGGTATTACTAATGCTCTAAATACCGTTAGATTGGGAGGAGCATTGACACAAAATACTCAAATAACAACAGCTCCTACTTTCAATTTAGAAGTCAATGGAACAGGTCGTTTTGTCGCTAATGTAGGAGGAGATGTTTCTGTAGGAACAGATAGAGATGAAACAAGTGTAGTTAGTAACTATTTATATGCAACAAACCAAAATACTACAAATGATGCTGAAGTAAATGTAGTAGCTAATACACAAGGTACTGGTACAAGTATAGTTACATTATCTACTGTAACACAAGGAGGTTCAGAAGAAGGATATTTGAGACTAGAAACCAACGGTTCAGGAGCATCAAAAGCAGAATTTTATGATGTAGATGATATTACTCAAGTTAATGATGGCAGAACTAATATTACTATCAACAGTAGAAGCAATACAGAAACATCTTCTATAACACTACAAAGGTCAAGAGGAGATTTAACAAACCCAACAACTATAGCAGCAGGAGATATATTAGGTAACATAAATTTTGATGGCTTTGAGGGATCAGGTTTTTCAAATGCTGGAGGAATATCAATGACTGCAACATCTGCACCCCTTGGTTCTGGCATTCCTTCTACATTATCGTTTCACACAGGTAATCCAACTAATGGATCAGTAGAGGAAAAAATGACTATTAATTCTAGAGGAATAATAGGAATAAAAAAAGATATTATAGTAAGTGCTTTTGCAAGCAATAATGACTTTGGAAGACTTTATGTAAAAGAGTCTGACGGAGATTTGTATTATATTCCACCTTCTATTGGTACACCTTCTCCTATTAATTTATCCTCTGCTGTTAATGTTAATTATATAGATGGAGTAGAAATAAATGGTTCTAATGAAGTTCGTTTAGGAGGAAGATTATCTAATAATGTTGTTATCGATGGAGCTACATCTATATCAGGTACAGGAGGTGCTTTTAATTATAATAACTTTGATTTTAATATAAATCAAATAAAAAATCTTAATCTTGGTTCTACAGATAAAACTATTTTAGAATCCAGAATAGCTTATTTTTCTCCCTCAACATTCAGATTAGCCAACTTAGAACTTACAGCATTAGACCAAACTTTTAAATTCAATACTCAAATTCAAACAGAACCTGCACCTACAACTCGTTTTAGTATAAACCCAGATAATGTAATTATATCTGATGCAAATCTGAAAGTTACAGATTCAGGCTTTCCTTTTGACATTCTTTCTTTAGATAAAAATTTAGGTGGAATATTTAATTTTACATTAAATTTAGCTTCTACACCAAACCCTTCTGGTGGTGAAATTTCAATGACAGCAGGAGAATCAACAGATCCAAGTGGACAAGGAGGAAACATGAATTTGTCAGGTGGAAATGGTACTACTAAAGGAAACGTAAATATTCAATTGAGTGGTGGAAATACTTCAATAGGAGGTAATAATTCAAATACTACTATTAATGGAAATATGTTTGTAGGCAACCCCACAGGAGCGAGTGCTAAATTACATGTTAGACCAATAAGCTCAGATGGCTTATTAGGAGCTATAAGTGCTATCAGCAATAATACTAACTCTACTCCTGTTGTTAAGACAATATCTTCAGGAGGACATATTGGATCTGCTATAGAAGCTATAGGAACGCAGGGCAAAGTAGCTAATTTTTACAGACAGGATGGAGGTCCTTCTAATCCTAACTTACCTGTATTTACAGTAGAAGAAAAAGATTTAACAGCTACTGGAACAGTATTACAAGTAATAGGAAAAAATGAAACTGACACTCTACTTTCTTTGCATAATAGAAATTCAAATACAGATGCTTTAGTTATTTTGGCTAAAAATAGTGGAAACACTAACATATTTGAATTGAGAGATAATGGAACTGCATTTTTATCAGGTGGCACTCTCATAACAAGTGACCGTCGTTATAAAAAACAAATCAATACACTAGATAATTCTCTGTCAAATATTCTTTCTCTTCGTGGAACAAATTATTATTGGAAAGACAAAAGCAAAGATGACCAATTACAGTTTGGTGTTATTGCACAAGAAATAGAAGACGTATTTCCTAATTTGGTTCATACAAATAATGAAGGTTATAAATCTGTAAATTATATAGGTCTTGTACCTGTTTTAATAGAAGCAACAAAAGAACAGCAAACTATAATAGATAAACAAAAAGAGGAAATTGAAACACAAAAAATAGAACTTGAAAATCTCAAAAAGCAGATTACAGAACTAAAAACCATTGTTGCAAGTCTTCAAGAAAACCAAAATGCTCAAGAAAATACTGATTCTGTTTTGACTAAAAAAGTGGAAGCATTGGAAAAACAACTTACTAGTTTGGTAGAATCTTTAGGAATAAAAGAAGACAATACTACACTCAATACTACATCAATAGCTTCTTTAGAAGAAGAATAG
- a CDS encoding YetF domain-containing protein yields the protein MENIFFTNWENIARVSIMTFLAYLSMVFLLRISGKRTLSKMNAFDFVVTVAMGSILATISLNNKIAIAEGIMCFSILIVMQYIITWLSVRFKFIKKLVASKPVLLLYKGELYEQVLKKERIAIDEIYFAARKEGMDSLEEIDAMILETTGDISVMKKVSSKEAETMKDVEMNNF from the coding sequence ATGGAAAATATCTTTTTTACAAATTGGGAAAATATAGCTAGAGTTTCTATCATGACTTTTTTAGCTTATTTATCAATGGTTTTTTTACTACGCATTTCTGGTAAACGAACGCTCTCAAAAATGAATGCTTTTGATTTTGTTGTTACAGTAGCTATGGGTTCTATACTTGCCACTATTTCCCTGAACAATAAAATTGCGATTGCAGAAGGAATTATGTGTTTTTCTATTCTTATAGTTATGCAATATATAATTACTTGGCTTTCAGTTCGATTCAAATTTATCAAAAAACTAGTGGCTAGTAAACCTGTTTTACTACTTTATAAAGGAGAATTATACGAACAGGTTTTGAAGAAAGAAAGAATTGCTATTGATGAAATTTATTTTGCTGCAAGAAAAGAAGGAATGGATAGTTTAGAAGAAATTGATGCTATGATTTTGGAGACAACAGGAGATATAAGTGTAATGAAAAAAGTAAGTAGTAAAGAAGCAGAAACAATGAAAGATGTAGAAATGAATAATTTTTAG
- a CDS encoding tetratricopeptide repeat protein yields MYLQKLYIVLLFVFFPFTLFANTADSLLTVYKSISKQEKGNWLNTLLESEISSEDKRKVLNFVLQNDTNDKLLEARLHAAFGFLEEQEGNSIEAIEAYEKALFIQKEVNKITLDTLANHWKTSLAGIFYTIGDDQKAYSLFMEVLKNAEKNNKKELIADVSKQIGDVHRNLKNEDKAIEYYQRALKLYQELGIKRGEAASTNSLGILYSDQKKPQKALEFYRRTLQLCKEINFERGIAFTLNNIGYELFVLSNYDSAYHYYEQALQLKEKLENPSSMSATLVNMGQARLAQKEYNEAKILFEKSLELAIQTSNSSVELENYEFLTQLYQKTEQPAEALENLQKYVKLKETLFEESKLEKINELEARFQVGKKEQQIEFLQQQSEWEEGKTYLLGGVTFLVLLILVMTLKRIKGNQKANQILSQKNNEITSANQKVKESINYAKHIQDAIQVNETQLFQYFPTHFILNRPKDIVGGDCLWFAQKESTFYIALADCTGHGVSGAFMTILCNSLLNDIFTHHNSSEKELNPAEMLEKLDDLLQAHLHQKQTQIKDGMDIAILKIILKENQLVYAGAKIPLYYRFPNQNLNCIKATRRPIGEQQFRHKRTNFENTFLELKKGMRIYLTSDGYQDQFGGKENKKFLRKNFEKLISTDAPLSIQESEVIEKLENWKGNESQTDDIMVVGIEF; encoded by the coding sequence ATGTATTTACAAAAACTATATATAGTCCTATTATTTGTCTTTTTTCCTTTTACTTTATTTGCCAATACAGCAGATAGTTTGCTTACTGTTTATAAAAGTATTAGCAAGCAAGAAAAAGGAAATTGGTTAAATACTCTTTTAGAATCTGAAATATCGTCAGAGGACAAAAGAAAAGTTTTGAATTTTGTATTACAGAATGACACAAATGATAAACTACTAGAAGCAAGACTACATGCAGCATTTGGATTCTTAGAAGAGCAAGAAGGAAATTCTATTGAAGCCATAGAAGCCTACGAAAAAGCTTTATTTATTCAAAAGGAAGTAAATAAAATCACTTTAGATACTCTTGCCAATCACTGGAAAACTTCTTTAGCTGGCATTTTTTATACCATTGGAGATGATCAAAAGGCATATAGCCTTTTTATGGAAGTATTAAAAAATGCTGAGAAAAATAATAAAAAAGAACTTATAGCTGATGTTAGTAAACAAATTGGAGATGTACATCGAAATCTAAAAAATGAAGACAAAGCTATCGAATACTATCAAAGAGCTTTAAAACTATACCAAGAACTGGGTATAAAACGAGGAGAAGCAGCTTCAACCAATAGTTTAGGAATTCTTTATTCTGATCAAAAAAAACCTCAAAAGGCATTAGAGTTTTATCGCCGAACATTACAACTTTGTAAAGAAATAAATTTTGAACGAGGTATTGCTTTTACTCTCAATAATATTGGTTACGAACTCTTTGTTCTTTCCAATTATGATTCGGCTTACCATTATTACGAACAAGCACTTCAACTCAAAGAAAAGTTAGAAAATCCGTCTAGCATGTCAGCTACATTAGTAAATATGGGACAGGCTCGTTTAGCCCAAAAAGAATATAATGAAGCAAAAATATTGTTTGAAAAAAGTTTAGAACTAGCTATCCAAACAAGCAATAGCTCTGTAGAATTAGAAAATTATGAATTTCTGACACAACTCTATCAAAAAACAGAACAGCCTGCTGAAGCCTTAGAAAATCTTCAAAAATATGTAAAGCTCAAAGAAACTCTTTTTGAAGAGAGTAAATTAGAAAAAATTAATGAACTAGAAGCTCGTTTTCAAGTAGGAAAAAAAGAACAGCAAATTGAGTTTTTGCAGCAACAATCTGAATGGGAAGAAGGAAAAACCTATTTACTTGGTGGAGTAACTTTTTTAGTCTTGCTAATTCTTGTAATGACACTCAAACGAATTAAAGGTAACCAAAAGGCAAATCAGATTTTGTCACAGAAAAATAATGAGATTACCTCTGCCAATCAAAAAGTAAAAGAAAGTATTAACTATGCAAAACATATTCAAGATGCTATTCAAGTAAATGAAACTCAACTTTTTCAATACTTTCCCACTCATTTTATTCTCAATCGTCCTAAAGATATTGTAGGTGGAGACTGTCTTTGGTTTGCTCAAAAAGAAAGCACTTTTTACATAGCTTTAGCTGACTGTACAGGACATGGCGTTTCGGGTGCTTTCATGACAATTCTCTGTAATTCTTTACTCAATGATATTTTTACGCATCATAATTCATCTGAAAAAGAATTAAATCCAGCAGAAATGTTAGAAAAATTAGATGATTTGTTGCAAGCACATTTACATCAAAAACAAACACAAATAAAGGATGGAATGGACATCGCTATTCTCAAAATAATTCTGAAAGAAAATCAGCTTGTCTATGCAGGAGCAAAAATTCCTTTGTATTATCGCTTTCCAAATCAAAATTTAAATTGTATAAAAGCCACAAGAAGACCTATTGGAGAACAACAGTTTAGACACAAACGAACAAACTTTGAAAATACTTTTTTAGAACTAAAAAAAGGAATGCGTATTTATTTGACTTCTGATGGTTATCAAGATCAATTTGGAGGAAAAGAGAACAAGAAATTTCTGAGAAAGAATTTTGAAAAACTCATTTCTACTGATGCTCCTCTTTCTATTCAAGAAAGCGAAGTAATTGAGAAATTAGAAAATTGGAAAGGTAATGAATCTCAAACAGATGATATTATGGTGGTGGGAATAGAGTTTTAA
- a CDS encoding LysE family translocator, giving the protein MELGVILSFIGASIILTLMPGPDNLFVLTESLTKGQKDGIAISLGLSLGVLIHTLAAATGLSIIIQKSALAFSIIKYLGAAYLFYLAFKAFKEKKTDLDLKSTSHIEKTKIFPLVKKGFLMNVLNPKVSLFFIAFLPQFISPNGYNITLQMIILGLIFMSQAFLIFGTIAILASKLTKYLNNPKFWKITKWSKISVLSILGLVLVFSRK; this is encoded by the coding sequence ATGGAATTAGGAGTAATACTATCATTTATTGGTGCATCAATAATTTTAACATTGATGCCAGGACCTGATAATTTATTTGTACTAACAGAAAGTTTAACAAAAGGACAAAAAGATGGAATTGCCATATCTCTTGGACTTTCATTAGGTGTACTTATACATACTTTGGCAGCAGCCACAGGTTTATCAATTATTATTCAAAAATCGGCTCTTGCATTTTCTATAATCAAATATTTAGGTGCTGCATATCTATTTTATTTAGCTTTTAAGGCTTTTAAAGAGAAAAAAACTGACTTAGATTTAAAATCAACTAGTCATATTGAAAAAACTAAAATTTTTCCTCTTGTAAAAAAAGGATTTTTAATGAACGTTCTAAACCCAAAAGTTTCTTTATTTTTTATTGCTTTTCTACCTCAATTTATAAGTCCAAATGGATATAATATAACGCTACAGATGATTATACTTGGACTTATATTTATGTCACAAGCTTTTTTAATTTTTGGAACAATTGCCATTTTAGCAAGTAAATTGACTAAATATCTAAATAATCCAAAATTTTGGAAAATCACAAAATGGAGTAAAATAAGTGTATTGTCAATTTTAGGCTTAGTATTAGTTTTTTCTAGAAAGTAA